From the Helianthus annuus cultivar XRQ/B chromosome 17, HanXRQr2.0-SUNRISE, whole genome shotgun sequence genome, the window CTATCGATCATCTTCCTCTTAACTTCTACCGCCACAACTACCCTTTGACTCCATGACACGCATCATCCAATCTTCCCCAGAATAACAAACTCAACATCCATATTCCTAAACACAACAACAATATCAGCAATGATTCATCATCCACAACTACACACCACCGCCATTCCTCCCTCTCTCCGCATGACGTCATCACCGTCCACCGCCTTCCGCCACCTCTTCCGTCACCTCTCCGTCCGCCGCCCTCCGTTGCCGTCACTCCGGTTAACATCCGCCGTTACCGTTAGGGCTTTCTCTTCCGACGAAACGAACACCGAGATTCCGATCAACGGCGAGAAGGTTGTTAATAAGCCTCCGATTTGTACTGCGGATGAGTTGCACTATGTTTCTGTTAAGAATTCCGACTGGCGACTTGCGTTGTGGCGGTATTGTGCTTCTCCTCAGGTAATTTAGTTGTGTATGAGTttgattttgtgtttttttttcttgctTTTTTGTTGATGGAGATGTGTGGATCTGCTTGCTTTGTTACTCGAAATGTTTGATTTCAGGCGACGGAGATGTAATTTAGTTTTGTATGAGTTTGATTTTGTGTTGTTTTGCATGTTTGTTGACGGAAATATGTGGATCGTAACTAGAGATGTTTGATTTCAGGTCATATATATTTGTTAACGGAGATGTAATTTAGTTGTTTATGATTTGATTTTGTGTTTTTTGAGTGTTTGTTGACGGAAATGTGTGGAACTGTTTTTGTTAACGGAGATGTAATTTAGTTGTTTACGATTTGATTTTGTGTTTTTTGAGTGTTTGTTGACGGAAATGTATGGATCTGTTTGATTTCAGGCGATATATTTATTAACGGAGATGTAATTTAGCTGTGTATGAGTTTGATTTTGTGTTGTTTTGCATGCTTGTTGATGGAAATGTGTGAATCTGTGTGATTTGTTACTTGAAATGTTTGATTTCAGGCGATATATCTGTTGATGGAGATGTAATTTAGCTGTGTATTGAGTTTGATTTTGTGTTGTTTTGCGTGTTTGTTGACAAAGATGTGTGGATCCGTGTGATTTCTTACTTGAAATGTTTGATTTCAGGCGATATATTTGTTAATGGAGATGTAATTTGACCGTGTTTGAGTTTGATTTTGTGTGTTTGCTGACAGAAATGTGTGGATCTGTTTGATTTGTTAGTTGAAGTGTTTGATTTCAGGCGATATCGAGGAAGCATCCATTGTTGCTGTTATCAGGCGTTGGAACAAATGCGATCGGATATGATCTGTCACGTGAGGCAAGTTTGTTTCTCTCATTATTTTCTCAAATACAGATAGATTGTTGCGTGTAGTGGTTGCTGATTTTGCTGTCACCTGAGGCAAGTTTGTTTCTCTCATTTTCTCTAATACAGATAGATTGTTGCGTGTAGTGGTTGATGATTTTGCACATGTGATTATCCAGTTTTGTGTTTTTAATGTCTTCTCAGTCATGCATGTGTGAACGGACCAATTTGTATGAATTCTTAAAAGTTAGCATCAACAGTTCAGTAACAATTTAGGAATTTAACCATAAAGATTTAACAGGTATCTGATAACGCGaacaacaaaaattttaaacatgaatacgactcgtttaactactttatatccaATGTCTATAAGACAGATGTATATTTTATGCACCTAGAAGGAGAAATAATGGATCCTAACTTTCAAATTTTGATTAAttttaaaaacgtaaaaaatcacatGGTGTACTTTTCTGTTATCGTGTCTTAGCAGGTTACCTATTGCCAGCCTATTCTAATGCTGTATCTAGGGTTCATGATTTCAACATTCATGAATAAATTACTTTACATATGAATTTGCAAATCGACCATTGATTTTTGTTTCTTTGAATTTCTCATTAATCACGCCTGTGCATGTGCGAAACCAATTCGTATGAATTTTTACAAGTTAGCTTACAGTTCAGTgagaatttaggttttttttcctTAAAGAAGTCATCTAGTTGTGTATCTAGGGTTTATGATTTCAACATTCACGAAGAAATTACTTTCTACATATGAATTTGCAGATCGATCATTGTGTGTTGATAAATTTGCATACATCGACCATTGAGTTTTGTTTCTTTGAATTTCTCATTAATCATGCCTGTGTGTGCACGAAACCGTTCTGTATGAATTTTTACAAGTTAGCTTCAACAGTTCAGTAAGAATTTAGGATTCTTTCCTTAAACAAGTCATTTACAAATAAGTTCCTTTTTAAAATCGGATTAACTTTTGCAGTCTTCGTTTGCTCGCCATATGTGTGAACAAGGATTCGACACCTGGATTCTCGAGGTTCGAGGAGCCGGTTTAAGCATGCAAGCTACCAATCTCAAAGAGATCGAACAATCAGCCCATGAAATATCAAATCAAATGGAAGCTGTAGCTTCATCTGAATCTCTAAACATTAATGGAACTGTCACAATAGAATCAAAGGCTTATAGAACTAACCAACAACCAACTGTACTCGAGGAATCAGTACTTGTCACCAAGTTAACCGAAACACTAATAACCCTGTCTAACAGAGTATCTGGCTTTCTTAGTGAAAGTCAATCAAGACTAATTTCCGCTAAATTATTTGACCAATTTTCAAAGTTGGTAGGAGATTCTTTTCTAGCAGAACGATTTAATGAAATAAGAAACAACATTTTAAGTTTGTTGGAAGGAAGACAAGACTCTGGTGCTGTGAACCAAATAAGGGATTTAAGTCAAAAGCTGATTAATATTATTGAAGAAGGTCAACGTCCTGTTTCACCGcctttgtttgacttgcaaggaTGGTTGAATGCAACCATGGAAGATTTCCAGAAGCAGTTGGATATGATTGTCAAATTCAATTGGGATTTCGATCATTACCTTGAAGAGGATGTTCCTGCTGCGGTGAggtgacatgttttatttatgttttgctttttatattttttacaagGGCAAATATCATAAAAAATACTATACTTTCTGTTTTTTCTCGTAAAAGTCACTTAACAATTTTTTACACATAAAAGTCACCCTGCATCTCATTTTGGAACTAAAttgtgattttttttatttaaataacctGCAATAAAGTTTTTCTTTGTTAAATTCCATCTTGCACCAACGATTACAAAAACATTGCACATCGTGACGACAACTTTTATTTACAATATTCGACTTTTTAACTCATAGCCGAATAAGGTGTAAATCATTTAAAAGATAATgcacttatatatataatatttaaacttaaaaCTTTGAAATTCAGAAAATATTGATTATTGTAAAAAACCATAGTTATGTTGATTTGTTTGATTTATGAAGGTCGAAACGGATCAATTTCATCTTTAAATTTTAGATGAATTCTTGAGATGTTCTAACAAAATAATTTACAACTAGTGCAAGAAAATACAGAATGTTAACAGGGAATTTGGAACTTAAGGCGTGTCTCCATACGTGTTCTTTTGTGTCATGCAttacttgtatatttttgttcTTATAAAAAGATTCAAAATGATGAATTTTTTCAGTGGCTTCTATGAGAAAAAAAACAGAAAGTACATTGTTCTTTATTTGCAAAAATTTGTTGAGCGATTTTTGCGAGAAAAAACATAAAGTATAGTGTTTTTTATGTGCAAAAAAATTGAGGAGTGACTTTTATGAGAAAAACCAGAAGGGATAGtgtttttttatgatattttccctttttacaaCTCATCAAATGAACACTTTATAATAATCTTTTAAATAATTAGATGGAATATATAAAGGCTCATACTCAACCCGAGGATGGTAAATTGGTTGCTGTTGGACACTCCATGGGTGGCATTTTACTATATTCAATGCTGTCGCGATATGGTAAAGTTCCAAATCATgttatttattttagttaaagAAATCTAGAATAATTCTTAGTTTTGAAGTTTTTTAATGATCAAGGTTCTGAAGGAAGGGATCCAGGGTTGGCAGCGGTTGTTACTCTGGCATCTTCACTTGACTACACGTCTTCAAAGTCAACACTTAAATTACTCTTACCGCTTGTAAGAAAATCTTTTAGTCCTATTGGGagctaggggtgtaaacgagccgagccaagCCTGAGCTTGCCTAAAGCTTAAACCTTGTTTGTTTCGAGCTCTATGTCTAAAGCTCGAGCTCAACTTGTGTGTAATTATTTAAATTTGAGATCAGCTCGGGCTTAGCTTGTTTATTAGTTATCAACTATTTACTTATTAAATATATACTTACATATATAATTATCTTTGTATTATTTATAACtgtaattttatatatctaaCATAGTATATGATATTTAGTTATATttatcacacacacacatacacatatagaTTGTCTTGAAAACgttaaatattgcgagaaccgtgagaactaatGAAAAAAACTAATCAAAATCAATTTTGTTTAACCCTCATTATATTTaaaatacaatattaaataaaaaaatattcttTAAATAATTCATCTCTTCTCTCAAAATCACTCCTAATAAATTTTTTACACGTGTAAATACAACAAATTTACACgtgtaaaaaaattattttacgAAAACATGTAAATTTATTTTCTAATactgtattcgaataataatgataagtataattttttttttttttttgaatttgaatggtttttgaccaagttctcgtggTTCCCACGAAATATATGCGTTCTCATTTTAACTTTAccctatatataatataattattttgttattattatatatatttatatattgtatTAAATTAAGTTTACCATATTTGTATAAATTGTAGCTTTAGTGAAGCTCGGGCTCTCCAATTCAGGCTCAAGTCCGGGATCTAGATCGTTTAAACCCGGCTCAGTTGAGCTCTTAGCAAGCTGATCTCGAGTAGCTTGCAAGCGGCTTGGCTGTTTACACTCCTATCATGGGCTAATAAAATATAGTAAAatgattattaatttatataattattgttTGCAGGCAGATCCTGCACAAGCCCTAAATGTGCCCATTGTTCCTTTAGGGGCAATGCTAACAGCTGCTTATCCTTTTACATCTCGTCCTCCTTATGTATTATCGTGGCTCAATCATATGATATCAGCAGGAGATATGATGCATCCAGATTTATTAAAAAAACTGGTTTTGAACAACTTTTGTAAGTACAGAATGCAAGCGAATTTCATGTTTCTTATGGGTTTTATGTAAAGCTGGCAATACGTGCCTTGTTGTGCTAAACGGCGCTCTTTAAcattaggggtgtgcacggtttggttcggttttatGGTAAAACTAAAACCGTAATCGAAATGTTCGGTTTTTGATTATTAAAAACCGTTCGGTTTTAGCATTGATTCGGTTCAGTTTTTTCagtttttggaacaaaattatgtaagattcaaaaataaaaagtataatccAAGATTTAAATATTTTGAATTTTATTATAGGCAATGAATAAATCATTtcaatgataaataaacatgccAATGTTTTTATCATAAATACTTAATATTTAAGAATAAAACTAAtaattcctaaatcaatacataacaaacattaaaaaaaaattatttttaggTTATTCGTGTCGGGTTTATTCGGGTTTTCATAAATTGCAAAACCATAACAAAACCGTAAAATTTTGGTTCGGTTAAATCAGTTATTTCGGTTTCGGTTCAGTTttttcggttttctgctcaccctACTTAACATGCTTATTGAACCTGAAAACGGCATGTTTAACTAAACGTGTTATTTACTTAAACACAATTTTATTGACACGAATGACCCGGACCCATTTATCTAAAATTGCTAGCTATATTTTTATGCTAACAAATCAGGGTTTAAATCTGATGCAGGCACGATACCTGCTAAACTCTTGCTACAGCTGGCATCTGCTTTGAGAGAGCGTGGTTTATGTGACAGAAGCGGGACATTTTTCTACAAAGATCATATTAATAAAATCAATATTCCAGTTTTGGCTATTGCTGGTGATCAAGATGCAATATGTCCCCCAGAAGCTGTACAAGGTATTTATCACCCATTTGTTTTAAATCCTAAACTTTGTGACACCTTCTAGAATTAGACTTCAGGGTGTATACAAGTCGAGCCGAGCCTCAGCTTGCTTAAGCTTGAGCTTGGTTCGTTTAACTTAAGAGAGCTTGGCTTGGGCTCGGGCTCAAATTGTTTGTTATTATTTTATGTGCATACATATATAGAGGCTGGTTAACGTACAAGACCACCTTATCGTGCGATGCGTACACGAGCATCTCAACCGCAAATCTGATCTAATCTAGGCCTTCAATTGAGCGCGGTGGCACAATAGTAATTAACTTTGCATAATTGTGCATGTTATttcataattacgcacgttatttcataattacgcacgttatattGGTGGTCGCGTACTGTCACACGTTAAGAGTCTTTTGTATTTAAACATTTCACTACACATATAATAATTTTATAGGAAAAAACTATAATTTATATATGTTAAAATTTAtcttttagttatttttatcttAACTGTATATAATGTTTAttgtgtatacatatatatatttgttagaaattactatatttatataaataatcgGATTGATCATTTGGGGTCCTAGTCAAGTTCGGTATGACGGTATGTGAAGCTTGGGCTCACACTCGTTTAATCCCGGCACAGTTTGAATGTGGCTCGGCTCGTAAACTCATATGCACCACTAAATGTAGTATAGACATTAGAAAATTAGTTTTTTGACAGTATGTTATTTTGATTGAACAGAAACGGTGAAGCTGATTCCTGAGAATTTGGTTACCTATAAACTTTTCGGTGAACCGGATGGCCCGCATTATGCCCATTACGATTTGGTTGGGGGCCGACTGGTATTCCTTCTTACTTTCTCAATTCTTTCATAATCTTAGCTTTAAAAGCGAATCAGAAACGATTAGCTAATTATCTGTAATTGATTAAGCAACTCTGCTAGTAATTTACACGGTAGTGACGAGCTGAGGGGTCGAATTTGACACAAATCCGAAAATTGTGTCAAGAAACAAACCCGAACACGACTCATGTATTCGCAGGTTGAAACGAACACAACGTGAAAATCTTAGTTTTTCTTTTGCATATTAATACTctaaaattacaaatttacacccaAACACACAAAAGTTTATAAAACTATAAAGTTTAATCTACAAACATGGCATTATTTTTTCAGGTGATTCTATTTGCACCATCACTTTTACTCATGACACATTGGTTTGACTGTTTTGTTCTCACtacatttttatgatttttatctAATATACATATtcattttttattacttttaatataggcaaattggatttaaataatcctaactcactgttattggccaataataatcccaactcatttaatcaccaattataatccgaactattcacttttgtttgtaaaatgctcccagttaaaaaaacactaactaggttaaaaatttgctgatgtggcttgccacgtcacctgccacaacagctgccacgtcatcaaaatatgccacgtagactgccacatcagctgccacgtcatcaaaatatgccatgtggcaagccacatcagcaattttttaacctagttagtgtttttttaactgggagtattttacaaacaaaagtgaatagttcggattatcattggtgattaaatgagttgggattattattggccaataacagtgagttgggattatttaaatccaatttgcctttaaTATATAGTGTTTTATACAAATTCGAATTTGGTGTTGCAATATGTTTGTTTTTATCTACACTACGGTATAAATTTTGAGAA encodes:
- the LOC110921177 gene encoding uncharacterized protein LOC110921177; the encoded protein is MIHHPQLHTTAIPPSLRMTSSPSTAFRHLFRHLSVRRPPLPSLRLTSAVTVRAFSSDETNTEIPINGEKVVNKPPICTADELHYVSVKNSDWRLALWRYCASPQAISRKHPLLLLSGVGTNAIGYDLSRESSFARHMCEQGFDTWILEVRGAGLSMQATNLKEIEQSAHEISNQMEAVASSESLNINGTVTIESKAYRTNQQPTVLEESVLVTKLTETLITLSNRVSGFLSESQSRLISAKLFDQFSKLVGDSFLAERFNEIRNNILSLLEGRQDSGAVNQIRDLSQKLINIIEEGQRPVSPPLFDLQGWLNATMEDFQKQLDMIVKFNWDFDHYLEEDVPAAMEYIKAHTQPEDGKLVAVGHSMGGILLYSMLSRYGSEGRDPGLAAVVTLASSLDYTSSKSTLKLLLPLADPAQALNVPIVPLGAMLTAAYPFTSRPPYVLSWLNHMISAGDMMHPDLLKKLVLNNFCTIPAKLLLQLASALRERGLCDRSGTFFYKDHINKINIPVLAIAGDQDAICPPEAVQETVKLIPENLVTYKLFGEPDGPHYAHYDLVGGRLAVDEVYPCVIEFLSVHDQK